AGAATTATTGTGGTTCTTTTAGCATTACTCATTGCTGAAGAATTTCCTCAGTACCTCGACCTTACCGGGGTGATCATAGGACTGGCTTTCAAATATTGTATTTTGTTAATTGATCCTATTTTCTACTTTAGAACGAGATCCACAGGTTAGAAAGAGTGCACTGACTGTTAATTCAGAGTACTCTTCGCATATGAGAAAAGAGGTGAAAAGATTGGATAGTCACTACTTGAAAGTTGATCTATTTGGTATTCCATGGATGACTTTAAACGTTCCAAATATGATCATGACCACTGTAGCGATGGTAATCGTTTTCTTCGTCTGCTTTTTTATGTCGAGAAAAATCCAGATGTATCCTAAAGGCGCCCAAAATGCATTGGAGTATCTCGTCCAATTTATTAAAAATATTATTAACAGTACGATGGATTGGAAGCAAGGGAAGAACTTTGTTATGTTGGGTATCACGATCATTCTTTACGTGTTTGTGGCGAATATGCTCGGTGTACCGTTTGAGCTTGCCACTGCTGATCACGATGTGTGGTGGAGTTCACCGACATCGAACCCCGTGCTTACCATCTCTTTAGCAGCGTTTGTTATTGTACTAACCCATATTTATGGTTTGAAACTGAAAGGACCAAAAGAATATGGGAAGGACTATTTTCGACCAGCACCATTTATGGCACCTTTTAAAATTATCGAAGACTTCTCGAACACACTGACATTGGGAATGCGTCTTTACGCCAATATATACGCTAAGGAAATGATTATGGTGATGCTTGTAGGTCTTGGTGTATCAAGTGCTTTTTGGGCCTTTGGTGCATTTGTACCGTTGATTGTTTTCCAAGCATTTAGTGTCTTTATTGGTTCATTACAAGCATTCATCTTCTGTATGCTGACGATGGTTTACATGTCGCATAAAGTAAGTGAAGATCACTAATAAACGTGTCTTCATGAATTTTGTTAAAGTAAAATTCAAACTATTTTTACAAGTGTTATGACTCTAGTGAATAAGAACTCTTTACATCATTTAAAGAGTCCTTTATTTCATAAAAAAACTATCATTTTCAAATATTTAAAGGAGGATTTTATTATGGGTATTGTCGCTATTGCAGTCGCTATTGTAGCAAGTTTTGCAGCTATCGCTGGAGCATTTGGGGTGGCTATCGTTGTTAAGAGTACGTTACAAGGAATTACACGTCAACCGGAGATTCGTGGTCCGCTTCAAACAATTATGTTTATCGGTGTACCACTTGTTGAGGCCCTACCTATCTTCGCGATCGTTATTGCCTTCTTACTTCTTGGTAACATTTAAGACAGAATGTCCTGAATGAACAAATGGCGAAGAACGTAGTTCATACAATCTTCGCCTTTCCTTTTATATTAAATGTGAGCAAAAGGAGGCGAATCCGGTGTTTGACATATATGAAATTGAGTGGATGAATGCAGTGTATCAAATTTTGGCCTTCCTCGTTCTCTTAATGCTTTTGAAAAAATTCGCGTTTGGACCAATCATGGATATGATGGATAAGCGTGAACAGCATGTGGCTGATGAGATTGCCTCTGCGGAAAAAAACCGTAAAGAGTCAGAGAAGTATTTAGCAGAACAACGAGAAGCCATTCAAGCTGCTCGTGAGGAAGCCAAAAAAATCATGGAAAACTCGAAAAAAATGAGTGAACAGCAAGCAGAAGAAGTATTGGCAAACGCTAGAAAAGAAGCAGAGCGAATGAAACAATCTGCTCTTGCTGAAATTCATACAGAGAAAGAACAAGCTGTCTCCGCACTTCGTGAGCAAGTTTCGACCTTGTCTGTCCTCGTAGCTACTAAAGTCATTGAGAAAGAACTTGATGAGAAGGAGCAGGAAAGACTTATACAGGATACGCTTAAAGAAGTGGGCGAAGACGTATGAGAAGGCATCCAGTAGGTTATCGTTATGCCAGTGCTTTGCTTGAGCTTACGCAAGAACAGGGTATATTGGAAACCGCGGTAAAAGAGCTTGATGAGGTGTTGGAAGTTTTCAAGGATACGAACCTTCTTGACGAAGTGTTCAAGCACCCGAAAATGACAGACGATGATAAAAAGTCTATTCTCAGACAGGCTTTTTCTGACAAAGTCAG
The DNA window shown above is from Salipaludibacillus agaradhaerens and carries:
- the atpF gene encoding F0F1 ATP synthase subunit B, with the translated sequence MNAVYQILAFLVLLMLLKKFAFGPIMDMMDKREQHVADEIASAEKNRKESEKYLAEQREAIQAAREEAKKIMENSKKMSEQQAEEVLANARKEAERMKQSALAEIHTEKEQAVSALREQVSTLSVLVATKVIEKELDEKEQERLIQDTLKEVGEDV
- the atpE gene encoding F0F1 ATP synthase subunit C, producing MGIVAIAVAIVASFAAIAGAFGVAIVVKSTLQGITRQPEIRGPLQTIMFIGVPLVEALPIFAIVIAFLLLGNI
- the atpB gene encoding F0F1 ATP synthase subunit A, which produces MDSHYLKVDLFGIPWMTLNVPNMIMTTVAMVIVFFVCFFMSRKIQMYPKGAQNALEYLVQFIKNIINSTMDWKQGKNFVMLGITIILYVFVANMLGVPFELATADHDVWWSSPTSNPVLTISLAAFVIVLTHIYGLKLKGPKEYGKDYFRPAPFMAPFKIIEDFSNTLTLGMRLYANIYAKEMIMVMLVGLGVSSAFWAFGAFVPLIVFQAFSVFIGSLQAFIFCMLTMVYMSHKVSEDH